Sequence from the Malaciobacter pacificus genome:
TTGAAAAAAATGTGAGTGGCATCACATCTTTGAATTAATCACTTGAACCAAGAGGGAGCTTCCTTATCTCTATTGTTCATTTTTGACAATAGAGATAGGAAGCGGTACAAAAAATCGCACGGCGAAAAGATATATCGAAAGGTGGGCATTTAGCGGTGTCCATTTTAAGATATTTTTTGTATAAAAACACTCTAAAAACTAACAATTACTTGAAAAGCTAACAACTGCTAAAACTTGCTGCTACTGTTACAATCAAGTCTCTTTATTTCTACTACTACTTGCCTTTGACACTCGTCATCAGTTGTGCATTTCGTGATATTGCATCAAAATAAATCACAGGTCTAAACCTCTGTTAAGAAATATAGCAAAATAAACAAACTCTTCTAGGGATTCAATTAATTCAATAAATAGGAGAATAAAATGTTTACACAAAAGAAAAAAGCATATTATGCAAAAATATTAGGGTTTAAAACTGTTGAAGATTTTGAGAGCTTTTCAAAAAGGTATTTAAAGTTTTTAGAAAAAAAACCATTAACTAAAAATCAAATTATGAGTGGGTTCTTTATTTTAGTAGAGATTCAAAAAGAATCACTAAAAAATAAAAGTCTTATTAACTTTGAAAATATTAAAAACCAACACATCAAAAAATATGGAGATATAATTCTTGAACTTAGAAAAAATGGTTCAGGAAGTTTATCTATATCTAAATACTTATTTGAAAATCACAGGGTAAGAATTAGCCGTGGTACTATAGAAAAGTTTTATAAACAAAATGACTTATAGAGGTTATTATTATGGCAAACCTAAAAGGTGGAAATTTTCAAAAACAAGTTAAAGATGCTTTTCATCGACTTGAAGCTTTTGGAGTGGGGAGAATTGGGAAAGAAGATAACTTAACCCACTCTGATAAATTAGCTGAAAAAAGAGAGATGTATCTCAAAGATGTAGCTAATCATTTTATAGCTGAAAATATCGAGGGCAAATTAAATAGTTTATTCACTAAAGAAAATCTTGATAAATTTTTTGATGAACGGTTTGAAAACTTATCAGATAAAACACAAGAGAATTATCTTAGAGGCTTTTCAAGTATGTTAAAAGGCTTAGAACAACAAAATATTCATATTCCTTTACATTTAGAAGATAAAGGATATTTTGACGATAAAGTGGCTCAAATAAAAGACCAATCAGAAGTTATAATTGAAAATAGATACATAGATAATGTTCAAGATGTAATTAGCAATTTATATGAAGATAGAGCTATTAGTGGACTATTGGCTCAAACTCAATTAGAACTTAGCATTCGTCAAGCAGAAGCCTATGAATTATTGCAAAATCCAAGCCAATACATAGACAATGGGATTGTATCTAATCTAGTGGGTAAAGGGAATCACTACTATGAACCAAAATCTATAAGTTTTGAATTAGAACAGAAAATTCTAAATAATAGTGATGCTTTGGTGGATAAAAGTACATACTATAAAGACTTACAAAAATATAATATTACTTCCCACGACTTCCGCTTCACTTCTGCAAGGGATAAATATGAAGAAAAAATTAGAAGTGGCATATCTGAAAGAGAAGCCAAACTTCAAGTATCAGAAATCCTTAACCATAAAAGAGCTGCTATCACGGATTATTACCTTTCAAGAACAAATTGAAAAGAAATTCAAAAATGGGCTTAATTAATTTTTCAATCTATGTAATAATATATTTATATCAAAAACAAGGAGTCAACTATAAAGAAACCTAACTAAAAAACAAAGATTTTAAAGTTTCATTTGGAAACACCTAAAGCTAAATTTTCATCAAATTTGGTTTTGTTCTTTAACATTACAAATATTGTTTTTAGAAGTTTATTTGCAACAGCAATAACAGCTTGTTTGAATTTTTTACCTTCTTCTCGTTTTTTAGAGAAATAGAGTTTAAATTTTTCACAAGAACGAATAGTACCAATTGCCATTTGCCAAATAGTTCTTCTAAGGTTTGCATTACCTCTTTTAGAGATTTTGCCCCTATAGTTGATTGAAGTACCACTTTGTCTAACTGATGGGTCAATTCCTATAAAAGCACATAGTTGCTTTACGGAATTAAACTTATCAACAGAGGATACTTCAACCATAAAGTTTTTAGAAGTTACTGCTCCAATTCCTGGTATTGATTGTACTATATCAATATCATTGTTTATATCAGTATCTTCTAAAGAGTTTTCCAACTCAGAATCTAGAATAGATAATTCATCTTGAATAGCTATTAATCTTCTAATTTTAGAAGTTAAAACCTTTTCAAGATATTTATCGGATACGGCGATAGAAGTTTTTGCTAAGGCTAATATATCCTTTGCAGTAATTTTAACTTTATTGCCACTTGTATCATCTAAGATTCGTTGGATGGTCTTTTCCCTTAAGTTCCTAATTGCTTTACGGCTAGGAGCTTTAAGGAGCAGATTTAAAATGCTCTTTGTAAATATATTTGTGTTCTTTAACAATTCAGGGAATAATTGCACTAAATTAGCTTTTATTTCAGTTTTTAATCTTGCTACATCTTTCGAGAGGTTTTCTCTTTCACGGATAAGCGGTCTAATATTTTCAATATTATTAGTACTAGCAAGATGTAAAGATTGATATGATTTTAAACTAAATAGAGCAATTGAAGCTGCATCTTTTTTATCATTCTTAGTTTTTCTAAGGGTAGTTGAACCAATAAAACTCTTTATGAGTATTGGATTAATCACTACACACTTAAAACTATTTTCTAATAAAAAAGATAATAGTGGTAAATGATAAATACCAGTTGCTTCCATTGCTATTAAAAGCTCTTCTTTAGGATATGTGGATAAATACTCTACTAAAGTATCAAATCCATCTCTATTCATTGTAAGCTTTACTTCTAGTTTAATTTCACCACTATTTTCAAGTAGTGTTAAATCAAAGCTATCTTTAGAAATATCTATTCCTATGAATTGTTTATACATCACAAATACCTTTACAAATGTTATTTTACATACAAACAGATAAGTAACCTTACTTTTATCCTATCTCCATAATGACAGAAGCTCGAAGCTTAATCAACCTATTGGGATTTGAAGTAAGTGATAGACTCCTTGGAGATTTAATAAAACTTCATTAAAAGTTCTATCATTGATCTAAAAAAAATGTGATCATCTTACTTATCTCTTTGTATGTAATTATACAAAATTTATTAGTAGGAGTAAAAAATGGTTAAAATAATAGAATTAAACAAGTTAAAAAATCTTACAAAAAATGAGAACAATGTTTTAATAGAACTGATAGAACAAGCAGATGAAAAGAATAATATCTTCTTAGACACAGAAAAAAGAGATATTATTGCTCAATCATTAGATATAAGTAGAAATGGCCTAGTAAAAGCTATTTTATCTTTAGAAAAATCAAAAGAACTGTTATCTAAAAAAAATGAATATCACTATATTTTAAATAAAGAAGTTTTCTCAAAAGTAGCTAGTTAAATACTAGCTACTCATCCTCTACTCAATTATCAAAAAACTAAATCAATAAATCAACTTTCTTAAAATAAAACATACACCTTATATATCTAAAACATCAATTGTATACCTTTTATAAATGATTGATAAATTTTTTATATCTCTTTACTATATGTATAAAAAAGGTATACCTTTTAGCTATCTTTGAGTGAATAAAATCTATATAAATTAGAGTTTAATAAGAGATAAAAGCTATATAAAAAGTAAATACCAAGAAATTTCAAAATTTATACCTTTTTGGGCTTAATTAATTTTTAGAATTATGTAAAAATATACTTATAAAAAATAAAAAGGAGTACAAAATGTCTATAATAAAGAAACAAATAAAAGATGCAACTATAACTTCAAAATTAACTTCTAAGCAAAAGTCTAAAATTGAAACATTAGCTAAAAAGCATAATATAACAACTTCAAATTTAGTTCTTCAATTAGTAGAAGATGGTTATAAAAACATTACAAAAAAAGATTTATAAGAGTAGCTACTTTTTAATAGCTACTCATCTTCATCATCATTACTAAATAACCACCACCAAAATATCCACCATTTTAATTCTTCATCTTCTGAACTTAGAAACCAATTCCAAATTATTAAATAAAAAACTGACAATACAACTATTACTAATACTAACTCCATGTTACATCCTTTGATTTTTTTGCCTTTTTTTGAAGATTCGAGGGTGTATCTCTTCTTTTTAAATTTTAAGAAATAAACATATTTCATATCTTCATAAGGCTTTGCCTCTTTTCGTTAGTTCTTGG
This genomic interval carries:
- a CDS encoding IS110 family transposase, producing MYKQFIGIDISKDSFDLTLLENSGEIKLEVKLTMNRDGFDTLVEYLSTYPKEELLIAMEATGIYHLPLLSFLLENSFKCVVINPILIKSFIGSTTLRKTKNDKKDAASIALFSLKSYQSLHLASTNNIENIRPLIRERENLSKDVARLKTEIKANLVQLFPELLKNTNIFTKSILNLLLKAPSRKAIRNLREKTIQRILDDTSGNKVKITAKDILALAKTSIAVSDKYLEKVLTSKIRRLIAIQDELSILDSELENSLEDTDINNDIDIVQSIPGIGAVTSKNFMVEVSSVDKFNSVKQLCAFIGIDPSVRQSGTSINYRGKISKRGNANLRRTIWQMAIGTIRSCEKFKLYFSKKREEGKKFKQAVIAVANKLLKTIFVMLKNKTKFDENLALGVSK